In the Ostrinia nubilalis chromosome 7, ilOstNubi1.1, whole genome shotgun sequence genome, one interval contains:
- the LOC135073178 gene encoding uncharacterized protein LOC135073178: MRTTSRSFKSAFSLCLYLIQLTQVLAGTQFASHVSINTPARSFSHGVGDPVSSLARRSYQPVRTVSRSLRRPQPSQAHEGGYPRVRPTIPFNDEDTRRGNALKYPLWQHNNFMDVSIPLLPPSPYKVDSPDPESLWPEGLFLPPVGPPRFGHSISRADGRDASSEAAPHDPYLLEGSEAIAAVTRSNRHGNLFFHEIPHIQSLLENQELRISNQLKPHRLGSIRYTWPLNRP; this comes from the exons ATG AGAACGACGAGCCGATCATTCAAGAGCGCCTTCAGTTTATGCCTATACCTGATCCAGTTGACGCAAGTTCTGGCTGGGACACAGTTCGCTTCACACGTCAGCATCAACACTCCTGCGAGGAGTTTCAGCCATGGAGTAGGGGACCCAGTGTCGTCCCTTGCGCGGAGGTCCTATCAGCCGGTTAGGACAGTGTCCAGGAGTTTGAGAA GACCGCAGCCATCCCAGGCGCACGAAGGCGGCTACCCTCGAGTGCGGCCTACGATACCATTCAACGACGAAGATACGAGGCGCGGAAACGCGCTGAAATACCCCTTGTGGCAACACAACAACTTCATGG ATGTTTCCATCCCACTGCTACCTCCGTCCCCTTACAAAGTGGACTCGCCGGACCCGGAGTCTCTGTGGCCCGAAGGCCTCTTCTTACCTCCAGTGGGTCCTCCGAGATTCGGGCACTCCATATCGCGAGCCGACGGCAGAGACGCATCGTCAG aAGCTGCACCCCATGACCCATACCTCCTGGAAGGTTCAGAAGCGATAGCAGCAGTGACGAGATCAAATCGCCATGGAAACCTCTTCTTCCACGAGATTCCACACATCCAGTCTTTACTAGAAAACCAAGAGTTGAGGATCAGCAATCAGCTCAAACCACACCGACTCGGCAGCATACGCTACACCTGGCCGCTCAATCGGCCATAG
- the LOC135073179 gene encoding uncharacterized protein LOC135073179, whose amino-acid sequence MNYSAVTLLLLGIFVLREANGLQKRCLRCRSRGELGSCGDPFPFNVTEPEAEMGIHVVACPSGWCGKLIEGTTGAFRTDDYGAATQRMCLQRPPNDYEERCAYTMWNHKKVYMCFCNGDLCNSAIKITAFPLSLFIATLVTIFNLL is encoded by the exons ATGAACTACAGTGCTGTGACTTTGTTGCTCCTTGGGATATTTGTGTTGAGAGAAGCAAATG GTTTGCAAAAAAGATGTCTTAGGTGCAGGTCTCGAGGTGAACTGGGATCATGTGGAGATCCATTCCCATTCAATGTCACAGAACCAGAAGCAGAAATGGGGATCCATGTAGTGGCTTGTCCTTCTGGCTGGTGCGGGAAGCTGATTGAAGGCACCACGGGAGCATTCCGAACAGATG ATTATGGTGCAGCTACACAAAGAATGTGCTTGCAGCGGCCACCAAACGACTATGAAGAGAGATGTGCCTACACTATGTGGAATCATAAAAAAGTCTACATGTGTTTTTGCAATGGAGACTTGTGCAATTCTGCTATTAAAATCACGGCATTTCCACTATCGTTGTTTATAGCTACATTAGTTACTATATTCAATTTATTATAG
- the LOC135073169 gene encoding protein lin-9 homolog, producing the protein MADKSERDQDGENNSVRSSVRVKDEPMDFELPEEAEEPPAFGPAALGLHRVGTKLPPKPAPSEPVQKLNARGMPARIRKKNKFIFVDDFVNTSPPRQSPKRTPKILSKTPSKTSSAKKQKSPSKVQRNHDKAESIATQSPDRKSGQRIGMRLRNLLKLPKAHKWVCFEYFYSNIDKALFDGENDFMICLKESFPQLANRKLTQVQWAKIRRMMGKPRRCSQAFFAEERKELERKRKLIRFIQQRKNADLCIKDLPNEIPMQLVVGTKVTARLRKPQDGLFTGCIDAVDTSNNTYRISFERPKLGTHSVPDFEVLSNDPPDTICLSSITQKFRPRYVMQGIYNLHQPTTPNNNNTQGDPLIGCSDLKKTVEPTITSYPLAFMELIVKLTKILHAKRNKINKLKEYNSEAEKRKCFGQKMPEDFERKYAAIVIDLERMNMDLQEYINEIQIYCQQIAPGPSLAAMLAPSHLRETCREEASYLVEKNNNGSVKDENLIDIITDLTALMLQVKSLSDSDQNAYELSVLQGTMDQIKLKLKPHHQKVFQNNIEIHMHRIQMGLGQTSSSSGT; encoded by the exons ATGGCGGATAAATCGGAAA GAGACCAAGATGGGGAAAATAATTCGGTGCGATCCAGTGTCAGGGTTAAAGATGAACCAATGGACTTCGAATTGCCTGAGGAAGCTGAAGAACCACCAGCCTTTGGCCCAGCTGCGCTCGGCCTTCATAGAGTGGGTACGAAATTACCCCCAAAACCAGCTCCAAGTGAGCCTGTACAGAAGTTAAATGCAAGAGGTATGCCTGCTAGAATCAGGAAAAAGAACAAATTCATATTTGTTGATGATTTTGTGAATACTTCTCCTCCAAGACAGTCTCCCAAAAGAACACCAAAAATTCTATCTAAAACTCCAAGTAAAACTTCTAGTGCTAAGAAACAGAAGTCTCCAAGTAAAGTACAGAGAAACCATGATAAAGCTGAAAGTATAGCTACTCAGTCACCTGATCGCAAGTCTGGTCAACGAATTGGTATGAGACTAAGAAATTTGCTCAAATTACCTAAAGCACACAAGTGGGTATGTTTTGAATATTTCTACAGTAATATTGACAAGGCACTGTTTGATGGAGAGAATGATTTTATGATATGTCTCAAAGAGTCATTTCCACAACTAGCGAATCGTAAGTTAACTCAAGTACAATGGGCCAAGATTAGAAGAATGATGGGTAAGCCCCGAAGATGTTCTCAAGCATTTTTTGCTGAAGAAAGGAAGGAATTGGAAAGGAAGAGAAAGTTGATTAGATTTATTCAACAAAGAAAAAATGCAGATTTATGTATCAAAGATCTGCCAAATGAGATACCGATGCAGTTAGTAGTGGGCACAAAAGTGACAGCCAGACTTCGTAAGCCACAGGATGGTTTATTCACTGGTTGTATAGATGCTGTTGATACATCCAACAATACATACAGAATATCATTTGAAAGGCCAAAATTAGGTACACACTCAGTGCCAGATTTTGAGGTGTTGTCGAATGATCCACCCGATACAATATGTCTTTCTAGTATCACCCAAAAGTTCAGACCTCGGTACGTCATGCAAGGaatttataatttacatcagCCCACTACACCCAATAATAACAACACACAAGGAGATCCTTTAATTGGCTGCTCGGACTTAAAGAAAACTGTTGAGCCAACAATCACCAGCTATCCTTTGGCTTTTATGGAGTTAATAGTGAAACTTACAAAAATCCTCCatgcaaaaagaaataaaataaacaaactaaAAGAATATAACAGTGAAGCTGAAAAACGTAAATGTTTTGGACAAAAAATGCCTGAAgattttgaaagaaaatatgCTGCCATAGTTATTGACTTAGAAAGAATGAACATGGACTTACAGGAGTATATTAATGAAATACAAATTTACTGTCAGCAGATTGCTCCAGGGCCTAGCTTGGCAGCAATGCTAGCACCATCACATTTAAGAGAAACATGTCGCGAAGAGGCATCTTACTTAgttgagaaaaataataatggatCAGTCAAGGATGAAAATTTAATAGACATTATTACTGATTTGACAGCATTGATGTTACAAGTTAAAAGTTTATCTGATTCTGATCAGAATGCCTACGAATTGAGTGTACTTCAAGGAACAATGGATCAAATTAAACTCAAATTAAAACCACACCATCAAAAAGTATtccaaaataatattgaaattcataTGCATAGAATACAAATGGGTCTGGGGCAAACTTCATCAAGTAGTGGCACATAA
- the LOC135073151 gene encoding nuclear pore complex protein Nup50 — protein sequence MSAKRAATTELNHENWDQEDPSEHEEMGSFKTASKDVLEKRVIRTAKRRAPIGGNDESKKGVFSGFGGFNKSQPSSFDFLANLTNGNKASSSPVSKSDTAVTSSLFSNKPLSSTTGSGIFGSQVSSTPTKSTFGVATSQSSPLFGSSTNTQAATSIFTASKADSTVGDSPYKTQPVSSSNEPSSTNSSKITTAISNPSGSQVTSTIFGAPNGGANVNKSLFSNTNSSTPFKIQSVSSSTTVQSNFGVLATSATESKANESAEKTETPDDDKKIAYYTKLKGLNESVSDWIKKHVEETPLCILTPIFRDYEKYLKEMQDEYHGTDKDDKSSKGTGSMSEVKSSGSESSTTKQSIPFAANNLNSSPFSKTDSSPNSKPVTFGLTTNGSALGETPKTTFSFGINNSTSTTTTSAGFSFGISTTQTSTTTATSPFSSTTGISSATSPFSATSTANSNGPTAPFSFGIGKPFSFNSNVQKPASETTENTKEDEDEPPKVEFTPVVEENSVFDKKCKIFVKKDGNFVDKGVGTLYIKKVEDSSKHQLLVRANTNLGNVLVNLILSSAIPTQRMGKNNVMLVCIPTPDAKPPPTPILIRVKTTEEADELLETLDKYKS from the exons ATGTCTGCAAAAAGAGCTGCGACCACCGAACTAAATCATGAAAACTGGGATCAGGAAGACCCGTCGGAACATGAAGAAATGGGCTCATTTAAAACTGCATCCAAGGACGTTCTCGAAAAACGTGTAATCAGAACCGCTAAAAGGCGTGCACCGATCGGCGGTAACGACGAG AGTAAGAAAGGAGTCTTCAGTGGATTTGGAGGATTCAATAAATCACAGCCATCTTCATTTGATTTCTTAGCAAACCTGACAAATGGAAATAAAGCTAGCAGCTCTCCTGTAAGTAAAAGTGACACAGCTGTGACATCAAGCTTATTTTCAAATAAGCCTCTATCAAGTACCACAGGATCAGGCATTTTTGGGTCACAAGTTTCATCAACTCCAACCAAATCAACATTTGGTGTGGCTACTTCACAATCTTCACCATTATTCGGAAGCTCAACAAATACTCAAGCTGCAACATCTATATTTACTGCCTCTAAAGCTGATTCCACTGTTGGTGATTCCCCTTACAAAACTCAACCTGTGTCAAGTTCCAATGAACCAAGCAGTACCAATTCCAGCAAAATTACAACTGCTATTTCTAATCCATCTGGATCTCAAGTAACATCGACAATATTTGGAGCACCCAATGGGGGTGCAAATGTGAACAAATCATTGTTCTCTAACACTAATAGCAGCACACCATTCAAAATTCAGTCTGTCTCAAGTTCTACAACAGTGCAGAGTAATTTTGGGGTGTTAGCAACATCTGCAACAGAATCAAAGGCAAATGAAAGTGCAGAAAAGACAGAGACTCCAGATGATGATAAAAAGATAGCATACTATACTAAATTGAAGGGCCTAAATGAATCTGTTTCTGACTGGATCAAAAAACATGTAGAAGAAACTCCACTCTGTATATTGACTCCTATATTTCGTGATTATGAAAAGTATCTGAAAGAAATGCAAGATGAATATCATGGCACTGACAAAGACGATAAATCAAGTAAAGGCACTGGCTCCATGTCTGAAGTAAAGTCTAGTGGCAGCGAATCAAGCACAACTAAACAAAGCATACCTTTTGCAGCTAACAACTTGAATTCTTCACCATTTTCTAAAACAGATTCGTCACCAAATTCAAAACCAGTAACATTTGGTTTGACAACTAATGGGTCTGCACTTGGAGAGACaccaaaaacaacattttcattTGGAATTAATAATTCCACAAGCACAACTACCACCAGTGCAGGGTTTTCATTTGGCATTAGCACAACACAAACTTCTACTACTACTGCAACCAGTCCATTTTCTTCTACTACAGGAATAAGTTCAGCAACAAGTCCATTTTCTGCAACATCCACAGCAAATTCTAATGGACCTACAGCACCCTTTTCATTCGGAATTGGAAAACCATTTAGTTTTAATTCCAATGTCCAAAAACCCGCCTCAGAAACAACAGAAAACACCAAAGAAGATGAAGATGAGCCACCAAAAGTCGAATTCACTCCAGTTGTTGAAGAAAATAGTGTCTTTGATAAGAAGTGCAAGATATTTGTTAAGAAAGATGGAAACTTCGTCGACAAAGGTGTGGGAACTCTTTACATAAAGAAAGTAGAAGACAGTAGTAAACATCAGTTGCTTGTTAGAGCAAATACTAATTTGGGAAATGTTTTGGTTAATTTGATTTTATCTTCTGCTATACCAACTCAACGTATGGGCAAAAATAATGTTATGTTGGTGTGTATTCCCACTCCTGATGCAAAACCACCACCAACTCCTATCTTGATCCGAGTCAAAACTACTGAGGAAGCTGATGAACTACTGGAAACGTTGGATAAATACAAATCATAA